GCAACCGCTGATCAGCCGTCCCCACGGGGTGTGGCCGGTGCCGGCTCGGAGTCGCTGAAGAACTCCAGAAGGTACCGGCTCTCCTCGATCTGGCCGATCGTGCGCCGGGCTTTCCTGCGGGTGATCAGGATCCCGGCGATCGCGAACGCCCACACGGCGTATTGGACGCACCAGGCCAGCCGGAACGATTCGAACGAGTAACCGCCGGCCGCCCCGATGATCACGCCCATCGCCTGCATGACCAACAGCGACGCCAGGAAGCCGCCCATGTTGACCGCCCCCTGAGCGGTGCCCAGCGTCGAGCGGGGATTGAAGGTGCGGGCGAAATCGAACCCGACCATCGATCCCGGGCCGCCGAACGAGATCACCACGATCAGGACGACCAGAAGCCAGTGCGGCGCGGCGTGGGGCAGGGCGAGCACCACCGTCCAGATGAGCGCATTGCTGACGACGATGCCCAGCACGATCCACGACCGCCGGTGCGGGTGCCGGCCGGTGATGATCCCGATGAGCACCCCGAAGACGATCGCCGCGACCACCGAGATGGTCAGCAGTGTTCCCGCCTCACCGCGCGAAAGATTCTGCGCCACCGTCAGATACGGGACGCCCCACATCAGGGCGAAAACGGTGACCGAGAACTGGGTGCCCATGTGGGTGAAAAATCCCAACCGGGTTCCCGGGCGCATCCAGATCGTCTTCACGCTGGCCAGCGTCTCGCGCACGCTGACCACCGGGTCGTGGACGGTGACGCCGGGTGGTGTGTTCTTCACCAGGGCCAGGGTCAGCACCAGGGACAGCACACCGAACGCCGCGACAGCCAGATAGGCCCGGGTCCACCCCGACCCGATGAGTAGCGACATGAACGGCACCGCCGAAAGCACCTGTCCCAGTTGGCCTGAGATGCCGGTCAGCTGGGTCACCAACGGGATCTGGCGCGGGGTGAACCAGTGCGGTACCAGCCGCAGCACCGAGATGAACGTGAACGCGTCGCCGAGCCCCACGACCGCGCGGGCGGCGATCGCCGTGGGCAGCGACACCGTGACCGCCAGCACCAGCTGTCCCGCGACCATCAGCGTCGCACCGGTCAGAATCATCTTCTTGGATCCGAAGCGGTCCAGGAGCAGGCCGGCCGGGATCTGTGCGGACGCGTAGACGATCACCTGCAGCACGACGAACGTCGACAGCACGCCGGGGCTCGCCGAGAATCGCTTGGCGGCGTCCAGCCCGGAGACCCCCAGCGTGGTGCG
This is a stretch of genomic DNA from Mycobacterium sp. ELW1. It encodes these proteins:
- a CDS encoding MFS transporter, with protein sequence MRAWIVWSTGTLAYVVAVLDRTTLGVSGLDAAKRFSASPGVLSTFVVLQVIVYASAQIPAGLLLDRFGSKKMILTGATLMVAGQLVLAVTVSLPTAIAARAVVGLGDAFTFISVLRLVPHWFTPRQIPLVTQLTGISGQLGQVLSAVPFMSLLIGSGWTRAYLAVAAFGVLSLVLTLALVKNTPPGVTVHDPVVSVRETLASVKTIWMRPGTRLGFFTHMGTQFSVTVFALMWGVPYLTVAQNLSRGEAGTLLTISVVAAIVFGVLIGIITGRHPHRRSWIVLGIVVSNALIWTVVLALPHAAPHWLLVVLIVVISFGGPGSMVGFDFARTFNPRSTLGTAQGAVNMGGFLASLLVMQAMGVIIGAAGGYSFESFRLAWCVQYAVWAFAIAGILITRRKARRTIGQIEESRYLLEFFSDSEPAPATPRGDG